A region of uncultured Desulfobacter sp. DNA encodes the following proteins:
- the typA gene encoding translational GTPase TypA has translation MKKNSAVNDRLRNVAIIAHVDHGKTTLVDAMFKQSGMFREGQEVDDRLMDSMDLERERGITIAAKNCSVTCNGIKINIIDTPGHADFGGEVERALSMADSAILLVDASEGPLPQTRFVLKKTFEADLPVLVIINKIDRKDARPDEVLDMVYDLFIDLGATDEQLDFTYLYAIGRDGIVKRGLEEEVDNLKVLFDIIIDEMPAPSYDPDAPFQMLVSDLGYSDYLGRLAIGKVFNGSAASNASLVCMGENDAQKQLKVSKLQSYEGITLVPVDQADTGDIVVLAGIEDVKIGDTICTRESPLALPRISVDEPTVFMRFTINTSPFAGKEGKNVQSRKIRERLLKETLLNVAIEVEESSDDDSFVVKGRGELQLAILIETMRRENFEVCVGRPKVIYREENGQTLEPIEHLFVDCDEDFMGVVTEKLSVRKGKMTNLVNNGKGRVRLEFSIPSRSLIGYRDEFMTDTRGTGILNSYLSGYEPHRGEFPVRYTGSLVCDRQGKAVPYALFNLEPRGRLFITPGTPVYEGMVIGEHNRHSDIDVNACKEKKLTNMRASGKDEATICSPVKPMTLEQAIHFIRDDEMVEVTPLSIRIRKVELNAAKRHILAGKLKKKETEI, from the coding sequence ATGAAAAAAAACAGTGCAGTAAATGATAGATTGAGAAATGTTGCCATCATAGCCCATGTTGACCATGGGAAAACCACGCTGGTGGATGCCATGTTTAAACAGAGCGGGATGTTCAGGGAGGGCCAGGAAGTTGATGACCGGCTCATGGACTCCATGGATCTGGAGCGGGAGCGGGGTATTACCATTGCCGCCAAAAACTGCTCGGTTACCTGCAACGGGATAAAGATCAATATTATTGACACCCCGGGCCATGCCGATTTCGGCGGTGAGGTGGAGCGCGCTCTTTCCATGGCAGATTCCGCTATTCTGCTGGTGGATGCCTCTGAAGGGCCTTTGCCCCAGACCCGGTTTGTGCTTAAAAAAACCTTTGAAGCAGACCTTCCCGTACTTGTGATCATCAACAAAATCGACCGTAAGGATGCCCGGCCCGATGAGGTTCTGGACATGGTCTACGACCTGTTCATCGACCTTGGAGCCACGGATGAACAGCTGGACTTCACCTATCTCTACGCCATTGGCCGGGACGGAATTGTCAAGCGGGGACTCGAAGAAGAGGTGGATAACCTTAAAGTTCTTTTTGATATTATTATCGATGAGATGCCCGCCCCCTCCTATGATCCTGACGCACCGTTCCAGATGCTGGTGTCGGACCTTGGTTATTCCGATTACCTGGGGCGTCTTGCCATCGGAAAGGTGTTCAACGGATCTGCCGCCTCCAATGCATCCCTGGTGTGTATGGGTGAAAACGATGCCCAGAAACAGCTTAAGGTATCCAAGCTCCAGTCATATGAAGGTATAACGCTGGTGCCGGTGGACCAGGCTGACACCGGAGATATTGTCGTACTGGCAGGCATTGAGGATGTCAAGATTGGTGACACCATCTGCACCCGGGAAAGTCCCTTGGCCCTGCCCAGAATATCCGTGGACGAACCCACGGTGTTCATGCGGTTTACCATTAATACCTCACCCTTTGCCGGCAAAGAGGGCAAAAATGTTCAGTCCAGAAAAATCCGGGAGCGTCTGCTCAAAGAGACTCTGCTCAATGTGGCCATTGAGGTGGAGGAGAGTTCCGATGATGACAGCTTTGTGGTCAAAGGCCGGGGGGAACTTCAACTGGCCATTCTCATTGAAACCATGCGACGGGAAAATTTTGAAGTGTGTGTGGGACGGCCCAAGGTCATTTACCGCGAAGAAAACGGACAGACCCTGGAGCCCATCGAACATCTGTTTGTGGACTGCGATGAAGATTTCATGGGCGTGGTCACCGAAAAACTCTCCGTCAGAAAAGGCAAGATGACCAACCTGGTCAATAACGGAAAGGGACGGGTCCGCCTGGAGTTCTCCATCCCGTCACGCTCCCTGATCGGATACCGGGACGAATTCATGACCGACACCCGGGGAACGGGTATCCTGAACTCCTATCTGTCCGGGTATGAACCCCATCGCGGGGAATTTCCCGTGCGCTACACCGGCTCCCTTGTGTGCGACCGCCAGGGTAAGGCTGTGCCCTATGCCCTGTTCAACCTGGAGCCCAGGGGACGTCTTTTCATCACGCCGGGCACCCCGGTATATGAAGGCATGGTCATTGGCGAACACAACCGCCATTCGGATATTGACGTCAATGCCTGCAAGGAAAAAAAGCTGACCAACATGCGTGCTTCCGGAAAAGACGAGGCCACCATCTGCTCGCCGGTCAAGCCCATGACCCTGGAGCAGGCCATCCATTTTATCCGGGACGATGAAATGGTTGAAGTAACGCCTTTATCCATCCGCATCCGTAAAGTCGAGCTTAATGCTGCCAAACGCCATATCCTGGCCGGCAAACTTAAAAAGAAGGAAACAGAGATCTGA
- a CDS encoding glycine zipper 2TM domain-containing protein yields the protein MRFFVCILAVAMLTMAGCASSSSNIYTYEQTMRAQTVDTGTVESVKSVIIQASNPPAAGVAIGGVTGGVFGSTVGHGSGRDVATIVGALAGAAIGAAIEHDATTKDGLEIVIRLDSGRTIVVVQEADVPMYPGDRVRVLTAPDGTTRVSK from the coding sequence ATGAGGTTTTTTGTTTGCATTTTGGCCGTGGCAATGCTGACCATGGCAGGGTGTGCATCATCCAGCTCCAATATATATACCTATGAGCAGACCATGCGGGCCCAGACAGTGGATACGGGCACTGTGGAATCTGTGAAATCCGTCATTATCCAGGCCTCAAATCCTCCGGCGGCCGGGGTGGCCATTGGTGGTGTGACCGGTGGAGTGTTCGGCAGTACCGTGGGCCATGGTTCGGGCCGTGATGTGGCGACCATTGTCGGAGCATTGGCCGGTGCGGCCATTGGCGCAGCCATTGAACATGACGCCACAACCAAAGACGGTTTGGAAATAGTGATTAGACTTGACAGCGGACGAACCATTGTGGTTGTCCAAGAGGCCGATGTACCTATGTATCCCGGGGACCGGGTGCGGGTGCTGACAGCCCCCGACGGCACCACCAGAGTATCTAAATAG
- a CDS encoding toxic anion resistance protein: MSSLAQELANVAGQAKAPVLAEVTQASGQGALTPVQAPNQLVPVQPGHLAVEDIKALENEADAFVEKVKKDPLGWQLGNFVFSLGRDIMEKTQAQVSLYDRKMGSVLKNVASQESSPVARNILAIKIELDKVNPTMVAKTEMPLPKKVMGLFTRTVNRLPKGDEILRIIAERRETVNSTIDGIRDHLRNEADQVAFDAAELSQICDALKEIQPALQEQIYLGQLIWEKLTAHLDTVDDPRINEALTTLTSDLAMAVVDLQTIDNSNLQTRFGGEMMVRNSHLVQRLVQRTDMILSTAVKNALAVRVAAEQQMDTLKHLDMVQQAAAETMADTAKVIGDAAVKGAKMSQSMTVNIQALEEACNTYEQAFDAYTAISKETISIASQSSNALGVMNERFRARTDALTSRRQEN; the protein is encoded by the coding sequence ATGTCCAGTTTGGCTCAGGAACTTGCCAATGTGGCCGGTCAGGCCAAAGCGCCTGTATTAGCAGAAGTTACCCAGGCTTCGGGGCAGGGGGCGCTTACCCCTGTCCAGGCCCCCAACCAGCTGGTGCCGGTCCAGCCCGGGCACCTTGCAGTTGAAGATATCAAGGCCCTTGAAAATGAGGCTGATGCCTTTGTTGAAAAAGTTAAGAAAGACCCGTTGGGCTGGCAGTTGGGCAACTTTGTATTTTCCCTGGGCCGGGACATTATGGAAAAAACCCAGGCCCAGGTCTCCCTGTACGACCGCAAAATGGGATCGGTGCTGAAAAACGTGGCTTCCCAGGAGAGCTCTCCTGTGGCAAGAAATATCCTGGCCATTAAGATTGAGCTGGACAAGGTCAACCCCACCATGGTGGCCAAAACGGAAATGCCCCTGCCTAAGAAGGTGATGGGGCTCTTCACCCGCACCGTAAACCGTCTGCCCAAAGGAGATGAGATCCTGCGCATCATTGCCGAGCGCAGGGAAACCGTGAACTCCACCATCGACGGCATCCGGGACCACCTGCGCAACGAGGCCGACCAGGTGGCCTTTGATGCGGCGGAACTCTCCCAGATCTGTGATGCCTTAAAAGAGATCCAGCCGGCATTGCAGGAACAGATCTACCTGGGCCAGCTAATCTGGGAGAAACTCACCGCCCACCTTGACACGGTGGATGATCCCCGGATCAACGAGGCGTTGACCACCCTGACCTCGGATTTGGCCATGGCTGTGGTGGACTTGCAGACCATTGACAACTCCAATCTTCAGACCCGGTTCGGCGGTGAAATGATGGTCAGAAACTCACATCTGGTCCAGCGCCTGGTCCAGCGCACGGACATGATTCTGTCCACGGCCGTAAAAAATGCCCTGGCGGTAAGGGTGGCGGCCGAACAGCAGATGGATACCCTCAAACACCTGGACATGGTCCAGCAGGCAGCCGCCGAGACCATGGCGGATACGGCAAAGGTCATTGGTGATGCCGCAGTCAAAGGTGCAAAGATGAGCCAGAGCATGACCGTTAACATCCAGGCCCTGGAAGAGGCTTGCAACACTTATGAACAGGCATTTGATGCCTACACGGCCATCTCCAAGGAGACCATCAGCATTGCGTCCCAAAGCTCCAACGCCCTGGGCGTTATGAATGAGCGTTTCAGGGCGAGGACCGATGCATTAACATCAAGACGCCAGGAGAATTGA
- a CDS encoding DUF4178 domain-containing protein: MLSVPEQKSFDQRFSLIRALTPDKVLSKEEQSRLTIMDAGVGGCFTCFDNTYIIQEINTYQEASDNYSKLEDFFVTELTCLCLETGVLGHFEWEFDDELEVCITLDQTKFKRLTDDEGQPIDEDDLDQIADDEDSIVYAGETYDYDDDWAAVYRRNGREERVYMYEFVNNLSALFITIEEWQDGDKEEYRIYISRPVDPAELTLITRGEGKHETP; encoded by the coding sequence ATGCTTTCCGTTCCCGAACAAAAATCCTTTGATCAGCGGTTTTCCCTGATTCGCGCTCTGACTCCGGACAAAGTGTTGTCAAAGGAGGAACAATCCCGGCTGACCATTATGGATGCAGGTGTTGGCGGTTGTTTTACCTGTTTTGACAATACCTATATTATCCAGGAGATCAACACCTACCAGGAGGCCAGTGATAACTATTCAAAGCTGGAAGACTTCTTTGTTACCGAACTGACCTGTCTGTGCCTGGAGACCGGTGTCCTAGGCCATTTTGAATGGGAATTTGATGATGAGCTGGAGGTGTGTATCACCCTGGACCAGACCAAATTCAAACGGCTGACCGATGATGAGGGCCAGCCCATTGATGAGGATGATCTGGATCAGATTGCGGATGATGAGGACAGCATCGTCTACGCCGGGGAGACCTATGATTATGATGATGACTGGGCTGCCGTGTATCGGCGCAACGGCAGGGAAGAAAGGGTTTATATGTATGAATTTGTCAATAATCTGTCAGCTCTTTTCATCACCATTGAGGAGTGGCAGGACGGGGACAAAGAGGAGTACCGGATCTATATCTCCAGGCCTGTGGACCCGGCCGAGCTGACGCTGATCACCAGAGGAGAGGGAAAACATGAAACGCCGTAA
- a CDS encoding DUF350 domain-containing protein, whose product MNYTATLISMGHGVCYALVSVLFIFLAKLLDDRRTKDFDDDRHIDDGNMAVGLRRAGLYLGIAIGMVGALSGDSSGFSDDMIYLVVDGIVITCCLFISRSINDHIMMGHLHNDRECVKVFVLEDGRTTTGNTALGMVEAGMYIATGFILNGSMSGGGGSFYQSLGSALLFFILGQIVLLALGLIYELITPFNVREEIKKNNPAAGIGLAGILVALGIILKSSLSGPFTGWVTDITGFFIYTVFGMVLLLVFSALADRFLLPTTNIATEIKEDRNVAALVVVQATIIAVALIIAHAI is encoded by the coding sequence ATGAATTATACGGCAACCCTAATCAGCATGGGGCATGGGGTGTGCTATGCCCTGGTGAGCGTTTTATTTATTTTTCTGGCCAAACTTCTGGATGACCGGCGGACCAAAGACTTTGATGATGACCGTCACATTGACGACGGCAACATGGCCGTGGGGCTAAGACGGGCAGGGCTTTATCTGGGCATTGCCATCGGCATGGTCGGCGCGCTGTCAGGGGATTCTTCAGGTTTTTCCGATGATATGATTTATCTTGTGGTGGACGGCATCGTCATCACATGCTGCCTTTTTATTTCCCGGTCCATCAACGATCATATCATGATGGGCCACCTGCACAACGACCGGGAGTGTGTCAAAGTATTTGTTCTTGAAGACGGGCGCACCACCACGGGCAATACCGCCCTTGGCATGGTGGAGGCAGGCATGTACATTGCCACCGGATTTATTCTCAACGGCAGCATGTCCGGCGGCGGGGGCAGTTTTTACCAGTCCCTGGGATCAGCTCTGCTCTTTTTTATTCTGGGGCAGATTGTCCTGCTCGCCTTGGGGCTGATCTATGAGCTTATTACACCCTTTAATGTCAGAGAGGAAATCAAGAAGAACAATCCGGCCGCCGGTATTGGCCTGGCCGGTATTCTGGTGGCCCTGGGAATTATTCTTAAAAGCAGTCTTTCAGGACCCTTTACCGGGTGGGTTACCGACATTACCGGATTTTTTATATATACGGTTTTCGGTATGGTCCTGCTGCTTGTTTTCAGCGCACTTGCGGACCGGTTTCTTCTGCCCACCACAAATATCGCGACCGAAATCAAGGAGGACAGAAATGTTGCGGCCCTGGTGGTGGTCCAGGCGACCATTATTGCTGTGGCACTGATCATTGCCCATGCCATCTGA